The Roseibaca calidilacus genome has a window encoding:
- a CDS encoding HlyD family type I secretion periplasmic adaptor subunit: MSRHDPFSPRRHVLLAVLTLGVLVFGFGAWAGLSRISGAIIALGQLEVEQNRQIVQHPDGGVVAHIKVVEGARVVAGDVMLQLDGTSLQSDLNVVENRLFEMLARRARLEAERDNAKTLSFPAELAALQTESPELAGRIEALMAGQRSLLAARQETRDGLIAQLQQRRAQIDTQVEGITAQIAATDRQIALVAQERATQADLLERGLAQAARVLTLDREAARLQGARGALLAERASAAERQAEIAQQILSLGAQSREDAQTELREISATEVELFEQRHALREQIARLDIRAPVSGVVYGLQVTTPRAVLRAAEPALFVVPQDRPLVISARVNPSDIDQVRAGQDAVVLFSGLNLRDLPQLGAVVTKVSADAFTNAELAQSFYRVELELRDDSRALLADQTLLPGMPVEVFLQTGERTPLQYLTEPFLAYFSRALREG, from the coding sequence ATGAGCCGGCATGACCCTTTCTCGCCGCGCCGCCATGTGCTTTTGGCGGTGCTTACCCTTGGGGTGCTGGTGTTCGGTTTCGGGGCATGGGCCGGGCTAAGCCGGATCTCTGGCGCAATCATCGCGCTCGGCCAGCTAGAGGTCGAGCAGAACCGCCAGATCGTGCAGCACCCCGATGGCGGTGTGGTCGCGCACATTAAGGTGGTTGAAGGCGCGCGGGTTGTTGCGGGCGATGTCATGTTGCAACTGGATGGAACAAGCCTGCAATCCGACCTGAACGTGGTCGAAAACCGTCTGTTCGAAATGTTGGCCCGTCGCGCCCGGCTAGAGGCCGAACGCGACAATGCCAAGACCCTCAGCTTTCCGGCGGAATTGGCGGCGCTACAGACAGAAAGCCCCGAATTGGCAGGGCGGATTGAGGCGCTTATGGCCGGGCAGCGCAGCCTGCTGGCCGCGCGGCAAGAAACGCGTGACGGGCTGATCGCGCAGTTGCAACAACGCCGCGCCCAGATTGACACGCAGGTAGAGGGCATTACCGCGCAGATCGCAGCGACCGACCGCCAGATTGCGCTGGTCGCGCAAGAGCGCGCCACCCAAGCCGACCTGCTGGAACGCGGGCTGGCGCAGGCCGCCCGCGTGCTGACGCTGGACAGAGAGGCCGCGCGGCTGCAAGGCGCGCGCGGCGCGTTGCTGGCAGAGCGCGCCTCTGCGGCAGAGCGCCAAGCAGAAATCGCGCAGCAAATTTTGTCGCTGGGCGCGCAGTCGCGCGAGGACGCGCAGACCGAGTTGCGCGAAATTTCCGCGACAGAGGTCGAATTGTTCGAGCAACGCCACGCGCTGCGCGAGCAGATTGCGCGGCTGGATATCCGCGCCCCGGTGTCAGGGGTGGTTTATGGCTTGCAGGTCACGACCCCGCGTGCGGTGCTGCGCGCGGCAGAACCGGCCTTGTTCGTGGTGCCGCAAGATCGCCCTTTGGTTATTTCGGCGCGGGTTAACCCATCCGATATCGATCAGGTTCGCGCCGGTCAGGACGCGGTGGTCCTGTTTTCGGGGTTGAATCTGCGCGATCTGCCGCAGCTTGGCGCCGTTGTGACCAAGGTCTCCGCCGATGCGTTTACCAATGCCGAACTGGCCCAAAGCTTCTACCGGGTGGAACTGGAATTGCGCGATGACAGCCGCGCGCTTCTGGCGGATCAGACGTTATTGCCGGGGATGCCGGTCGAGGTTTTCTTGCAAACCGGCGAGCGCACGCCATTGCAGTATTTGACAGAACCGTTCCTTGCCTATTTCTCGCGGGCGCTGCGCGAAGGCTAG
- the urtA gene encoding urea ABC transporter substrate-binding protein, whose protein sequence is MTSRSLLAALATSTALVAAPALAQDCADPIKVGVLHSLSGSMAISETTLRDVMLMLIEQQNAAGGLLGCQIEAVVVDPASDWPLFAELTRQLLTVDEVDVIFGAWTSVSRKSALPVLEELNGLMFYPVQYEGEESSRNVFYTGAAPNQQAIPAVDYFLEELGVESFALLGTDYVYPRTTNAILEAYLMDKGIPAEDIFVNYTPFGHSDWSTIVSDVVALGAGGKQVGVISTINGDANVGFYTELAAQGISADDIPVVAFSVGEEELSGLDTGPLAGHLAAWNYFQSADTDINAEFVAAWKAFAGEDRVTNDPMEAHYIGFNMWVNAVEAAGTTDVDAVREAMWGQEFPNLTGGMAVMNGNHHLSKPVLIGEIRADGQFDIISQTAEVPGDAWTDYLPESAVLTSDWQELGCGMYNTATSTCVQMTSNY, encoded by the coding sequence ATGACTTCCAGATCCCTGCTAGCCGCCTTGGCAACCAGCACCGCGCTGGTCGCCGCCCCCGCCCTTGCCCAGGATTGCGCTGACCCGATCAAGGTGGGTGTGCTGCACTCGCTGTCGGGCAGTATGGCGATTTCCGAAACCACGCTGCGCGACGTCATGCTGATGCTGATTGAACAGCAAAACGCCGCCGGTGGCTTGCTTGGTTGCCAGATAGAGGCAGTCGTGGTTGACCCGGCCTCTGACTGGCCGCTCTTCGCCGAACTGACCCGCCAGCTTCTGACGGTCGATGAGGTGGACGTGATCTTCGGCGCATGGACAAGCGTTAGCCGCAAATCGGCGCTTCCGGTGCTGGAAGAGCTGAACGGCCTGATGTTCTACCCGGTGCAGTATGAAGGCGAGGAATCCTCGCGCAATGTGTTCTACACCGGTGCCGCGCCCAACCAGCAGGCGATCCCGGCGGTGGATTATTTCCTCGAAGAACTGGGCGTCGAAAGCTTCGCGCTTCTGGGCACCGATTACGTCTATCCGCGCACCACGAACGCGATCCTCGAAGCCTACCTGATGGACAAGGGCATCCCGGCAGAAGACATCTTCGTGAACTACACGCCCTTCGGTCATTCCGACTGGTCAACCATCGTGTCTGACGTGGTGGCGCTTGGTGCGGGCGGCAAACAGGTCGGCGTGATCTCGACCATCAACGGCGACGCGAATGTGGGGTTTTACACGGAACTGGCGGCACAGGGCATCAGCGCCGATGACATTCCCGTCGTGGCCTTTTCCGTTGGCGAAGAAGAGCTTTCGGGCTTGGACACAGGGCCGCTGGCGGGCCATCTGGCGGCGTGGAACTACTTCCAGTCGGCGGATACCGACATCAATGCCGAATTCGTCGCCGCATGGAAGGCCTTTGCCGGCGAAGACCGCGTGACCAACGACCCGATGGAAGCGCATTATATCGGCTTCAACATGTGGGTGAATGCGGTTGAAGCGGCTGGCACCACCGATGTCGATGCCGTGCGCGAAGCCATGTGGGGGCAGGAATTCCCCAACCTGACCGGCGGCATGGCAGTGATGAATGGCAACCATCACCTGTCCAAACCGGTATTGATTGGGGAAATCCGTGCCGATGGACAGTTCGACATCATCAGCCAGACCGCAGAAGTGCCGGGCGATGCATGGACCGACTACCTGCCGGAAAGCGCGGTTCTGACCAGCGATTGGCAGGAATTGGGCTGCGGGATGTATAACACCGCAACCTCGACCTGCGTGCAAATGACCTCGAACTACTAA
- a CDS encoding aminotransferase class IV, producing the protein MENPLRDRPAPRGLTLIETGYWDGAALRHEHLHRARLGSGAAALGWTVPDFHVSGPDRPARWRLTLDAAGVIRQEHHPLPPDIDTWRVGLSDLRLASDDPWLRLKSSQRATYDAARAALPQGLDEVILLNERDEVCDGTITTVFFDRGAGMRTPPLACGLLPGVLRAQLACPEEVLLARDLPHVRLWLGNALRGLRPARFIL; encoded by the coding sequence ATGGAAAACCCGCTTCGCGACAGACCTGCGCCGCGTGGCCTGACGCTTATCGAGACGGGCTATTGGGACGGCGCGGCGCTACGGCACGAGCATTTGCATCGCGCGCGGCTTGGGTCCGGGGCGGCGGCCTTGGGCTGGACTGTGCCAGATTTTCACGTCTCCGGTCCCGACCGCCCGGCACGGTGGCGCCTGACGCTGGACGCGGCAGGCGTTATCCGGCAGGAACACCACCCGCTTCCGCCTGACATTGACACATGGCGCGTGGGGCTGTCCGATTTGCGGTTGGCCTCTGATGATCCTTGGCTGCGCCTGAAATCCAGCCAGCGCGCGACCTATGACGCCGCGCGTGCGGCCCTGCCGCAAGGCTTGGACGAGGTGATCTTGCTCAATGAGCGCGACGAAGTCTGCGACGGGACCATCACAACCGTGTTTTTCGACCGGGGCGCGGGGATGCGCACGCCGCCCTTGGCCTGCGGGCTGTTGCCGGGCGTGTTGCGCGCGCAGCTTGCTTGCCCGGAAGAGGTGCTTCTGGCCCGCGATTTGCCGCACGTTCGGCTGTGGCTGGGTAATGCGCTGCGCGGCCTTCGGCCCGCGCGGTTTATCCTGTGA
- a CDS encoding type I secretion system permease/ATPase, whose product MKPAGPGVMIAPQPHPQPLPTLADGTSVADGGSGRLFVVVAVVSIFTNLLMLTGPVFMLQVYDRVLSSRSEATLVVLFTLVAFLYVVFGLLDHARARIAARAGARYQLQLDAKVFRAALGRAVLRGASRHLPMRATQDVALLQQITGSPVFLALFDFPWVPLFIGVIALLHPLLGLFAGLAALALAGLSLVNMQRSRARQENTFAAQQRAEALGRQISVEAGQMRALGMQGAALGRWAELRRHALSEAISGNDSSGGFSASARAIRLFLQSAMLALGAWLVLRSELSAGGMIAASIILGRALAPLDQVIGGWPQVQAARAARARLRALLAATPAETPRTKLPQPKGHLAVKGLALRIPGAEGNSGFVLRDVTFGMRPGQALGVIGDSGAGKSSLAEALVGIWPPALGEIRLDGALLDHYDPVQLGRAIGYLPQRVSLFAGSLRDNIARLDPAATDENVIAAAQAAGAHEVIFGLPNGYDTIIDAEGGGLSGGQMQRIALARALYGDPALLVLDEPNSDLDDAGSRALNLAIRNAKARGASVIIMTHRPGAILECDLVLRLKAGRVVALGPMEDVLRKTTRNSGAILGPGAGQEGAAPSAAGPAQGGQPVARFPWDTDRKGGA is encoded by the coding sequence GTGAAACCAGCCGGACCGGGCGTGATGATTGCCCCGCAACCACATCCACAGCCGCTCCCAACGCTGGCAGACGGAACGTCTGTCGCTGATGGGGGCAGCGGGCGGCTGTTCGTGGTGGTCGCCGTGGTCAGTATTTTCACCAATTTGCTGATGCTGACGGGGCCTGTTTTCATGTTGCAGGTCTATGACCGGGTGTTGTCCAGCCGGTCAGAGGCCACGCTTGTTGTGCTGTTCACGCTGGTGGCTTTTCTCTATGTGGTTTTCGGACTGCTGGACCATGCGCGTGCGCGTATCGCGGCGCGGGCCGGGGCGCGCTACCAGTTGCAACTGGATGCAAAAGTGTTTCGTGCGGCCTTGGGCCGGGCGGTGCTGCGCGGGGCATCGCGGCATCTTCCCATGCGCGCCACGCAGGATGTGGCGCTCTTGCAGCAGATCACTGGCAGCCCCGTATTTCTGGCGCTGTTCGATTTTCCTTGGGTGCCGCTGTTTATCGGGGTGATCGCGCTGTTGCACCCGCTCTTGGGTCTGTTTGCGGGCCTTGCGGCGCTGGCGCTGGCCGGGCTAAGCCTTGTAAACATGCAGCGCAGTCGCGCGCGGCAGGAAAACACTTTTGCCGCGCAACAACGCGCAGAGGCATTGGGCCGACAGATCAGCGTCGAAGCCGGGCAAATGCGCGCCTTGGGCATGCAGGGCGCTGCCTTGGGGCGCTGGGCGGAGCTTAGGCGCCATGCCCTGTCAGAGGCGATTTCCGGCAATGACAGCAGCGGCGGCTTTAGTGCATCGGCCCGCGCAATCCGGCTGTTCCTGCAATCGGCCATGCTGGCGCTGGGGGCGTGGCTGGTCCTGCGCTCAGAGCTGTCTGCAGGCGGAATGATCGCCGCGTCCATCATTCTGGGGCGCGCCTTGGCACCGCTGGATCAAGTGATCGGGGGCTGGCCACAAGTGCAGGCCGCGCGGGCCGCACGCGCGCGCTTGCGCGCGCTCTTGGCGGCAACCCCGGCCGAAACGCCGCGCACCAAGCTGCCACAGCCCAAGGGGCATCTGGCCGTCAAGGGTTTGGCGCTGCGCATACCGGGGGCAGAGGGAAATAGCGGTTTTGTGCTGCGTGATGTGACCTTCGGTATGCGCCCGGGGCAGGCATTGGGGGTAATCGGGGATTCTGGCGCGGGCAAATCCAGCCTTGCAGAGGCATTGGTGGGCATCTGGCCGCCCGCCCTGGGCGAAATCCGGCTGGATGGGGCGTTGCTGGACCATTATGATCCTGTGCAACTTGGGCGTGCCATTGGCTATCTGCCGCAGCGTGTATCGCTTTTTGCGGGCAGCCTGCGCGACAATATCGCCCGGCTGGACCCCGCAGCGACCGATGAAAACGTGATCGCCGCCGCGCAGGCAGCCGGCGCGCACGAAGTGATTTTTGGCCTGCCCAACGGCTATGACACGATCATAGATGCCGAGGGTGGCGGCTTGTCAGGCGGCCAGATGCAGCGGATTGCGCTGGCCCGCGCGCTCTATGGCGATCCGGCGCTGCTGGTGTTGGACGAACCGAATTCCGATCTGGACGATGCCGGGTCACGGGCGCTGAATCTGGCCATCCGCAACGCCAAAGCGCGCGGGGCGTCGGTTATCATCATGACCCATCGTCCCGGCGCAATCCTTGAATGTGACCTTGTGTTGCGGCTGAAAGCTGGGCGTGTTGTGGCTTTGGGCCCGATGGAAGACGTGCTGCGCAAGACAACGCGCAACAGCGGCGCGATTCTGGGTCCGGGGGCCGGGCAAGAGGGCGCGGCACCTTCTGCCGCCGGTCCGGCGCAGGGCGGGCAACCCGTGGCACGCTTCCCATGGGATACCGACCGAAAGGGTGGGGCATGA
- a CDS encoding aminodeoxychorismate synthase component I, which translates to MSRNAKAKMQPVIALDHGPRARPALFTHPRNLLLAWSRAEVADVLDRAEVARRAGGWIAGYIAYEAGYAFEPRLSGIPHHDPRAPLAALGVFDAPESATTFHARADAQPASLSPVLPRTTRAAYGAAFEKLMAYIAAGDCYQVNLTFPLAAQLTAGTALGLYGALRARQKVGFGGYLDLGAGPVVLSCSPELFFTLQNGVVESRPMKGTAPRGATPEADRALRAGLAASEKVQAENLMIVDLLRNDIARISEIGSVQVPELFAIDSFATVHQMSSRIRGQLRARLGLTEIMAALFPCGSVTGAPKIRAMQIIGELEATPRSVYCGAIGWAAPGGDQAWSVAIRTLRLFDGGAVEGNVGGGIVQDSTEAGEWEEALWKTRFATDLRRVA; encoded by the coding sequence ATGTCCCGCAACGCGAAGGCCAAAATGCAGCCCGTCATTGCCCTTGACCACGGACCGCGCGCCCGCCCCGCGCTGTTCACCCATCCGCGCAACCTGCTTTTGGCGTGGTCGCGCGCCGAGGTGGCCGATGTGCTGGACCGCGCCGAAGTCGCGCGCCGCGCGGGCGGCTGGATTGCGGGCTATATCGCCTATGAAGCGGGCTACGCCTTTGAGCCGCGCCTAAGCGGCATCCCCCATCACGATCCGCGCGCACCGCTTGCGGCGCTGGGCGTGTTCGATGCGCCAGAGTCCGCCACCACGTTCCACGCACGGGCCGATGCGCAACCCGCCAGCCTATCGCCGGTCCTGCCGCGAACCACGCGCGCCGCTTATGGGGCGGCGTTCGAAAAGCTGATGGCCTATATCGCGGCAGGCGATTGCTATCAGGTGAACCTGACTTTTCCTCTGGCAGCACAATTGACAGCGGGCACGGCGCTTGGGCTTTATGGCGCGTTGCGGGCGCGGCAAAAGGTTGGGTTTGGCGGCTATCTGGATCTTGGCGCAGGCCCGGTGGTGCTGTCTTGTAGTCCCGAGCTGTTCTTCACCTTGCAAAACGGTGTTGTCGAAAGCCGCCCCATGAAAGGCACCGCCCCACGCGGCGCCACGCCAGAGGCCGACCGCGCCTTGCGCGCGGGTTTGGCGGCCAGCGAAAAGGTGCAGGCAGAGAACCTGATGATCGTGGACCTTCTACGCAACGATATTGCGCGGATTTCCGAGATCGGCTCGGTTCAGGTGCCGGAACTGTTCGCCATAGACAGTTTCGCAACCGTCCACCAGATGAGCAGCCGCATTCGCGGACAGTTGCGCGCGCGGCTTGGGCTGACAGAGATCATGGCAGCGCTGTTTCCCTGCGGGTCCGTGACCGGCGCGCCGAAAATCCGCGCGATGCAGATCATCGGAGAGCTGGAAGCGACACCGCGTTCTGTTTATTGCGGGGCGATTGGCTGGGCCGCGCCGGGTGGCGATCAGGCGTGGTCCGTGGCCATCCGCACCTTGCGCCTGTTCGACGGCGGCGCGGTCGAGGGAAATGTCGGTGGCGGCATCGTGCAAGACAGCACAGAGGCCGGGGAATGGGAGGAAGCGCTATGGAAAACCCGCTTCGCGACAGACCTGCGCCGCGTGGCCTGA
- a CDS encoding M10 family metallopeptidase C-terminal domain-containing protein: MCQICAGTQTFDPSRHPDGGDFATIFEEVDAPDDTSTPYTIGVGDVFAGLLSSPGDRDWVAVTLEAGESYMISLTGSYGGGGTLSDPYLRLYDGSGNLVGFNDNNGSTDSLMSFTATTGGTYYLSAGSYNDWYSGSYQLSVVQTEPAPVGTLDELATYLTNGYWNDSGRSERSFDTSSDNQITVNIEGLTADGQQLALWAMEAWEMFADLDFVVVSGSADISFDDNDSGAYAQTFTLGTQISSVNVNVSTDWLDDYGTTIDSYSFQTYVHEIGHALGLGHQGNYNASATFGVSNTFANDSWQMSVMSYFNQFTNTEVNASYARLLTPMMADILAVQNLYGASNATAGNTVWGANSNLGGYLGAVFAEVTGGPDMPGYNGGLMAFTIADVGGHDTLDLSPLTTNANIDMRPETFSDFGGLIGNMAIARGTIIEDLITGSGNDTIVGNYAANFIQSGDGNDSVYGGAGFDSILGGAGDDTLDGGDGNDTIRGEDGNDYITGGAGDDRLWGGAGDDTLYGGSGNDIIGGGSGADLIHGGTGNDTLYGGSGNDTIYADSSLATGFNAIWGMGGDDLIYASDGGDRIGGGGGRDTIHGGAGNDTIYGGVALGETTIYGNGGDDVIYGSIDNDTIDGGAGDDNIGGGLGDDRIIGGTGDDTVRGYLGADTFVFLDGHERMLVEDFSFVENDRLELDGALWGGGLTASQMLSIYGNVSGGIFVLDFGGGDIVTLQGITDSSQLASYIDIV; encoded by the coding sequence ATGTGCCAGATTTGTGCCGGAACACAGACGTTTGACCCGTCCCGCCACCCGGATGGCGGCGATTTTGCGACAATTTTCGAAGAGGTGGATGCGCCCGATGACACAAGCACGCCCTACACCATTGGCGTCGGAGATGTGTTTGCCGGTTTGCTTAGTTCTCCCGGAGACCGCGATTGGGTTGCTGTGACGCTTGAAGCAGGGGAAAGCTATATGATTTCCCTTACAGGCTCATACGGCGGCGGCGGAACACTAAGTGATCCTTACCTTCGGCTATACGATGGGTCGGGGAACCTCGTCGGGTTCAATGACAATAACGGCAGCACCGATTCGCTGATGTCCTTCACGGCGACAACCGGTGGCACTTACTACCTAAGCGCTGGTTCCTACAATGACTGGTACTCTGGCAGCTACCAGTTGTCGGTCGTTCAAACAGAGCCCGCACCTGTAGGCACGCTCGACGAATTGGCAACCTATCTGACCAACGGCTACTGGAATGACTCCGGTCGGTCAGAGCGCAGCTTCGACACAAGTTCTGACAACCAGATCACAGTCAATATCGAAGGACTGACAGCGGATGGCCAGCAGTTGGCCCTCTGGGCGATGGAAGCCTGGGAAATGTTTGCCGATCTGGATTTCGTCGTGGTCAGTGGGTCTGCCGACATCAGTTTTGACGACAACGATTCGGGCGCCTACGCGCAAACATTTACCCTCGGCACACAGATCAGTTCGGTCAATGTAAACGTCTCGACCGATTGGCTGGACGACTACGGAACCACGATCGACAGCTATTCCTTCCAGACCTATGTGCATGAAATTGGCCACGCCCTTGGGCTGGGGCACCAAGGGAATTACAACGCGTCCGCAACCTTCGGGGTGAGCAACACCTTTGCCAATGATAGCTGGCAGATGTCGGTCATGTCGTATTTCAACCAGTTCACGAATACCGAGGTCAACGCATCCTATGCGCGGCTTCTGACACCGATGATGGCCGATATTCTGGCAGTCCAGAACTTGTATGGTGCCAGCAATGCAACGGCGGGAAACACGGTCTGGGGCGCGAATTCCAACCTTGGCGGCTATCTGGGCGCCGTTTTTGCCGAGGTCACAGGTGGTCCTGACATGCCCGGCTATAACGGCGGACTGATGGCGTTCACGATTGCCGACGTTGGCGGTCACGACACGCTTGACCTGTCCCCGCTGACGACGAACGCGAATATCGACATGCGGCCAGAGACCTTCTCGGATTTCGGTGGGCTGATCGGGAACATGGCCATCGCACGCGGCACGATCATAGAGGATCTGATTACCGGGTCCGGGAATGACACGATCGTCGGCAATTACGCAGCGAATTTCATACAAAGCGGGGATGGCAACGACAGTGTCTATGGCGGTGCTGGCTTCGATTCCATCCTTGGCGGCGCGGGCGATGACACCCTGGATGGTGGCGACGGAAACGACACGATCCGTGGTGAGGACGGCAACGATTACATCACTGGCGGCGCGGGCGATGACCGGCTTTGGGGCGGCGCAGGCGATGACACGCTCTATGGCGGCAGCGGCAATGACATCATCGGGGGCGGCTCCGGTGCCGACCTGATCCATGGTGGCACTGGCAATGACACGCTGTACGGCGGCAGCGGCAACGACACGATATATGCCGACAGCAGCCTTGCCACCGGGTTCAATGCAATCTGGGGCATGGGCGGCGATGACCTGATCTACGCATCGGACGGGGGCGACCGGATCGGTGGCGGCGGCGGGCGCGACACCATCCATGGCGGCGCCGGCAATGACACGATTTACGGTGGTGTCGCCTTGGGAGAGACCACGATTTACGGCAATGGCGGCGATGACGTAATTTACGGCAGCATCGACAATGACACGATCGATGGCGGCGCGGGCGATGACAATATCGGCGGCGGCCTTGGCGATGACCGCATCATCGGCGGCACCGGCGACGACACGGTGCGCGGCTATCTTGGTGCGGATACCTTCGTGTTCCTGGACGGTCACGAGCGCATGCTTGTCGAAGATTTCAGCTTCGTCGAGAATGACAGGCTGGAACTGGACGGCGCGCTGTGGGGCGGTGGGCTGACGGCGTCTCAGATGCTGTCGATCTATGGCAACGTGTCTGGCGGCATCTTTGTGCTGGATTTTGGCGGCGGTGACATTGTCACGCTTCAGGGCATCACGGACAGCTCTCAGCTGGCCTCTTACATAGATATCGTCTGA